In the Malus domestica chromosome 16, GDT2T_hap1 genome, one interval contains:
- the LOC139193091 gene encoding uncharacterized protein, with product MALSEFILQYVPQKAVKGQALADFLAQQPFPYEFGGSDIEIDIVETRDNYWTMYFDGSSTSVSVGVGIVIQSPTHSCWYFSLKLNFDCINNQAKYEALVIDLGVLHDLRVTRVLVFSDSELVINQLNETFRCMSCTLTPYHMVASYLAESFDDVTFKHLSRVHNTDADELAQIASRAQLLGGEIRPRSTCITTSTFGLD from the coding sequence ATGGCCCTATCTGAGTTCATCTTGCAATATgtgccccagaaagctgtcaaaggccaaGCATTGGCCGATTTCTTGGCCCAACAACCTTTCCCGTATGAGTTCGGGGGCAGTGACATTGAAATCGATATAGTAGAAACACGTGATAATTACTGGACAATGTACTTTGATGGTTCTAGCACTTCAGTATCGGTTGGCGTTGGGATTGTTATTCAATCCCCAACTCATAGCTGctggtatttttctctcaagctcAACTTTGATTGTATAAATAATCAGGCCAAATACGAAGCCCTTGTCATCGACCTCGGTGTCCTACATGATTTGCGGGTGACTCGTGTCCTTGTTTTTAGTGACTCcgaacttgtaattaatcaactcaacgaaacttttcgttgcatgagttgtactctgacGCCCTACCATATGGTTGCtagctatttggccgaatctTTCGACGACGTTACTTTCAAACACCTTTCACGAGTTCATAACACTGACGCCGACGAGTTAGCTCAAATAGCTTCCAgagcacaactcctgggggggGAAATTAGGCCGAGAAGTACCTGTATCACTACAAGCACATTCGGCCTTGATTAA
- the LOC103426744 gene encoding remorin-like produces MAEVKESKKLESKSPSDPPPAPTTAPVEKEKPLLEDPKDPVSHKDKSEIPQPSPLESKVEPNESKALTTIVDKLSKPITKEKSKEGSINRNAVLAKVATEKRLSLIRAWEEREKSRAKNKVAARKLSSVSASPARLI; encoded by the coding sequence ATGGCAGAGGTAAAGGAATCCAAAAAGCTAGAATCCAAGTCACCCTCGGATCCTCCACCCGCTCCGACTACAGCTCCGGTGGAGAAAGAGAAACCGCTTCTGGAAGATCCAAAAGACCCTGTGTCCCACAAGGACAAATCTGAAATTCCACAACCTTCTCCTCTTGAAAGCAAGGTCGAGCCTAATGAGTCCAAAGCCCTTACTACTATTGTTGACAAGCTTTCGAAACCTATTACCAAAGAGAAAAGTAAGGAGGGTTCCATCAATCGCAATGCTGTGCTAGCAAAAGTTGCAACAGAGAAAAGGCTGTCACTTATCAGAGcatgggaagaaagagagaaatcaaGGGCAAAGAATAAGGTTGCGGCGAGGAAACTCTCTTCTGTGTCCGCGTCGCCAGCCAGACTCATTTGA